A single region of the Nocardioides sp. W7 genome encodes:
- a CDS encoding fasciclin domain-containing protein produces MKHFITGIAVAATTALALGTVAPAQAAEAGSADRRAGTKSLARVLAADGNRFDKNWQDFDILERGVLTVLKAKPDSAVALLTQGRKRATAFLPTDAAFRALVKDISGTAPRTERATFKALASVADVDTLESVLLYHVVAGKTLTSKKVVRADGMRITTANGAKVGIRVNGKRVVITDLDRNDRNARVVAVDVNKGNRQVGHAINRVLRPIDLP; encoded by the coding sequence ATGAAGCACTTCATCACCGGCATCGCCGTCGCCGCCACCACCGCACTCGCACTCGGCACCGTCGCCCCAGCTCAGGCGGCGGAGGCAGGGTCCGCCGACCGGAGGGCAGGCACCAAGAGCCTGGCCCGGGTGCTCGCCGCCGACGGGAACCGCTTCGACAAGAACTGGCAGGACTTCGACATCCTCGAGCGGGGGGTGCTGACCGTCCTGAAGGCCAAGCCGGACAGCGCGGTCGCGCTGCTCACCCAGGGCCGCAAGCGCGCAACGGCGTTCCTGCCGACCGACGCGGCGTTCCGCGCGCTGGTCAAGGACATCAGCGGCACCGCCCCGCGCACCGAGCGGGCGACCTTCAAGGCGCTCGCCTCCGTCGCGGACGTCGACACGCTCGAGAGCGTCCTGCTCTACCACGTGGTCGCCGGCAAGACGCTGACCTCGAAGAAGGTCGTCAGGGCCGACGGCATGCGGATCACGACCGCCAACGGAGCCAAGGTCGGCATCCGGGTCAACGGCAAGCGGGTCGTCATCACCGACCTCGACCGCAACGACCGCAACGCTCGGGTCGTGGCCGTCGACGTCAACAAGGGCAACCGGCAGGTCGGGCACGCGATCAACCGGGTGCTCCGTCCGATCGACCTCCCCTGA
- a CDS encoding ABC transporter ATP-binding protein, producing MTSTQIDTDVAVALDGVTRTYHSRAGDVSALAGVTHAFARGSFTAVMGPSGSGKSTLLQVAAGLDRPTRGEVLIAGRPLGRLDETELTRLRRTSMAFVFQAYNLLDALTAYENVALPVRLAGGRVDRDAVLSALRQVGLEDKARRRPPELSGGQQQRIAIARALHARPEVLFADEPTGALDRASGRQVLELLRAASDEHGQTVVMVTHDPLAASYAHSTLFLADGRVVGRLDRADATRIAAAMSELER from the coding sequence ATGACCAGCACCCAGATCGACACCGACGTCGCCGTCGCGCTCGACGGCGTCACCCGCACCTACCACTCCCGCGCCGGCGACGTGTCCGCGCTCGCCGGCGTCACCCACGCGTTCGCCCGCGGCAGCTTCACCGCCGTGATGGGTCCGTCCGGCTCCGGCAAGTCCACGCTGCTCCAGGTCGCGGCCGGGCTCGACCGGCCCACCCGGGGCGAGGTGCTGATCGCGGGCCGGCCGCTGGGGCGCCTCGACGAGACCGAGCTGACCCGGCTGCGCCGTACCTCGATGGCGTTCGTGTTCCAGGCCTACAACCTGCTCGACGCGCTGACGGCGTACGAGAACGTCGCGCTGCCGGTGCGGCTCGCGGGCGGTCGGGTGGACCGGGACGCGGTCCTGTCCGCGCTGCGCCAGGTCGGTCTGGAGGACAAGGCCCGGCGTCGCCCGCCCGAGCTCTCGGGCGGCCAGCAGCAGCGGATCGCGATCGCCCGGGCGCTGCACGCGCGGCCGGAGGTGCTCTTCGCCGACGAGCCGACCGGCGCCCTCGACCGGGCCTCGGGACGCCAGGTGCTGGAGCTGCTCCGGGCGGCCAGCGACGAGCACGGGCAGACGGTGGTGATGGTGACGCACGACCCGCTGGCGGCGTCGTATGCCCACAGCACGCTGTTCCTCGCCGACGGCCGGGTCGTCGGCCGGCTCGACCGCGCCGACGCGACCCGGATCGCCGCCGCGATGAGCGAGTTGGAGCGGTGA
- a CDS encoding ABC transporter permease: MMLAISRRTVRRSWPAYVGAFVALACGVVLIGMAVTITGAVEQTLGAPGVTAAERVELDDLAALIGIMSAVALFMALFVVASTFGFVVATRQRELGLLRLVGATPRQVRRMVLGESAVVALLASAAGALLSTLLAPAFLALLRARGVTTLDLELPAPWLAWSIAVPCGAAVALAGSWRASKRAASVAPSAALREASLERRRPSVTQLVVGTTFLLGSLAVLPLAGRVSPLFALVAAVLLPEVVVIGLVCFGRVLFPWLGGLLAAPFARRDVSARLARDHVRTASRAPAALAAPILAISAIAGSLIVTLSFTADWTTALNREQLHASVVVETGGDPAAVERLRAAGVDVADERTTLPVLLGADASRENVDVVDVGSAEQARGLVAVRGSLARLDRGHLAISETFAMDQGRQVGDRMRVQIGERVLRPRVGAVVRDAPDLYGEVLLPRVLVGSRAGTVETVFVVPGAVDVASVLAGTDAEVLSARTWIERTDEQARAGNAVGLWVLLGPSGLYAGIAIVNSVLIAGSQRRAQLRAASLLGATVHQLRRAALWEAGVVGAAALLVGGAVVAFVGAVVRASIARDVGDVGFTLPWLPLLAIAVTCGGLALLAALAGSAQSVRALRRAA, translated from the coding sequence ATGATGCTCGCGATCAGCCGGCGGACGGTGCGCCGGTCCTGGCCGGCGTACGTCGGCGCCTTCGTCGCCCTCGCCTGCGGGGTCGTGCTGATCGGGATGGCGGTCACGATCACCGGTGCCGTCGAGCAGACCCTGGGCGCCCCCGGCGTGACAGCCGCCGAGCGGGTCGAGCTGGACGACCTGGCCGCGCTGATCGGGATCATGTCGGCGGTGGCGCTGTTCATGGCGCTCTTCGTGGTGGCCAGCACCTTCGGCTTCGTGGTCGCCACCCGGCAGCGCGAGCTCGGCCTGCTCCGGCTGGTCGGGGCAACCCCGCGGCAGGTGCGGCGGATGGTCCTCGGCGAGTCGGCCGTCGTCGCGCTGCTCGCCTCCGCCGCCGGTGCGCTGCTCTCGACCCTGCTCGCTCCCGCCTTCCTCGCGCTGCTCCGGGCGCGGGGCGTCACCACGCTCGACCTGGAGCTCCCGGCGCCGTGGCTGGCCTGGTCGATCGCCGTACCGTGCGGCGCGGCGGTCGCGCTGGCCGGGAGCTGGCGGGCCTCCAAGCGGGCCGCCAGCGTCGCCCCGTCCGCGGCCCTGCGGGAGGCGTCGCTCGAACGGCGCCGGCCGAGCGTGACCCAGCTCGTGGTCGGGACGACCTTCCTGCTCGGGTCCCTCGCGGTGCTGCCGCTCGCCGGCCGGGTCAGCCCGCTCTTCGCGCTGGTCGCCGCGGTGCTGCTGCCCGAGGTGGTCGTGATCGGGCTGGTCTGCTTCGGTCGGGTGCTGTTCCCGTGGCTGGGCGGGCTGCTCGCCGCGCCCTTCGCGCGCCGCGACGTCTCCGCCCGGCTCGCCCGCGACCACGTGCGGACCGCGTCCCGCGCGCCGGCGGCCCTGGCCGCCCCCATCCTGGCGATCTCGGCGATCGCCGGCTCGCTGATCGTCACGCTCAGCTTCACCGCCGACTGGACCACCGCCCTCAACCGCGAGCAGCTGCACGCATCGGTCGTGGTCGAGACGGGCGGGGATCCCGCTGCGGTCGAGCGGCTCCGCGCCGCCGGCGTCGACGTCGCCGACGAGCGGACGACGCTTCCGGTGCTGCTCGGCGCGGACGCCTCACGCGAGAACGTGGACGTGGTCGACGTCGGGTCGGCGGAGCAGGCCCGCGGGCTGGTCGCCGTACGAGGCAGCCTGGCGCGGCTGGACCGCGGTCACCTCGCGATCAGCGAGACCTTCGCGATGGACCAGGGCCGCCAGGTCGGCGACCGGATGCGCGTGCAGATCGGCGAGCGGGTGCTGCGGCCGCGGGTGGGGGCCGTCGTACGCGACGCGCCGGACCTGTACGGCGAGGTGCTGCTGCCCCGCGTGCTGGTCGGCAGCCGGGCCGGCACGGTGGAGACGGTGTTCGTGGTCCCGGGTGCCGTCGACGTCGCCTCCGTGCTCGCGGGCACCGACGCCGAGGTGCTGTCGGCGCGGACCTGGATCGAGCGCACCGACGAGCAGGCCCGGGCGGGCAACGCCGTCGGGCTGTGGGTGCTGCTCGGCCCGTCGGGGCTGTACGCCGGCATCGCGATCGTGAACTCGGTGCTGATCGCCGGATCCCAGCGGCGTGCCCAGCTCCGAGCGGCCTCGCTGCTGGGCGCGACGGTCCACCAGCTGCGCCGGGCGGCGCTGTGGGAGGCCGGGGTCGTGGGTGCCGCCGCACTCCTGGTCGGGGGCGCCGTCGTCGCGTTCGTGGGCGCGGTGGTGCGGGCCTCGATCGCCCGCGACGTCGGCGACGTCGGCTTCACCCTGCCGTGGCTGCCGCTGCTGGCCATCGCGGTGACCTGCGGCGGGCTGGCCCTGCTCGCCGCGCTGGCGGGCTCCGCCCAGTCGGTCCGGGCACTGCGTCGGGCCGCCTGA
- a CDS encoding response regulator transcription factor yields the protein MRIVLAEDAALLREGLVGILERAGHEVVAAVGDADALLAFTARERPDAVVTDIRMPPTHTDEGLRAAARIRAEQPEVAVMVLSAYVAEAYVPELLDSAPGGGVGYLLKDRVGHVREFLDSLDRVAAGETVVDPQVVRQLLGRRRDDGPLATLTGREREVLGLMAEGRTNGSIAGVLVVSEAAVRKHVGSIFAKLRLDPASDRRVSAVLAYLRGS from the coding sequence CTGAGGATCGTGCTCGCCGAGGACGCCGCCCTGCTGCGCGAGGGCCTGGTCGGCATCCTCGAGCGCGCCGGGCACGAGGTCGTCGCGGCCGTGGGCGACGCCGACGCGCTGCTGGCCTTCACCGCGCGCGAGCGCCCGGACGCGGTCGTCACCGACATCCGGATGCCTCCGACCCACACCGACGAGGGCCTGCGGGCCGCCGCGCGGATCCGCGCCGAGCAGCCCGAGGTCGCGGTGATGGTGCTCTCGGCGTACGTCGCCGAGGCCTACGTGCCCGAGCTCCTCGACAGCGCTCCCGGCGGCGGGGTGGGCTACCTACTCAAGGACCGGGTCGGGCACGTCCGGGAGTTCCTCGACAGCCTGGACCGGGTGGCCGCCGGCGAGACGGTCGTCGACCCGCAGGTCGTCCGCCAGCTGCTCGGGCGCCGCCGCGACGACGGCCCGCTCGCCACCCTGACCGGGCGGGAGCGGGAGGTGCTCGGGCTGATGGCCGAGGGCCGCACCAACGGCTCGATCGCCGGGGTCCTGGTGGTCAGCGAGGCGGCGGTCCGCAAGCACGTCGGCAGCATCTTCGCCAAGCTCCGGCTCGACCCCGCCTCGGACCGGCGGGTCTCCGCGGTGCTGGCCTATCTCCGCGGCTCCTGA
- a CDS encoding cation diffusion facilitator family transporter — translation MSTPEEQTEQESLLTVLVALTANGLLAVAKSVAAVLTGSAAMVAEAAHSWADTGNEIFLVVAERTGRRPRDEEHPRGYGRSTYIWSLVAAFGLFSAGAVVSVWHGVTELLSDGAGAESYLVNYVVLGVAFVLEGASFLQASRQVGGAARRWGMPPLRYVSRTSNPTLRAVFFEDSAVLVGILLAGSGIALHQLTGDPVFDALGSIAVGLLLAGVAVFLMRRNMEYLLGEELSPELRARVLARLLEHPEIDRITYLHVEYVGPQRLFVVAAVDLVGDDTEPHLALRFRKVEADVERDAMIEDAVLTLAPPDEPALLP, via the coding sequence GTGAGCACCCCGGAGGAGCAGACCGAGCAGGAGTCGCTGCTGACCGTGCTGGTCGCCCTGACGGCGAACGGCCTGCTCGCCGTGGCCAAGTCGGTCGCGGCGGTGCTGACCGGCTCCGCCGCGATGGTCGCGGAGGCGGCGCACTCGTGGGCGGACACGGGCAACGAGATCTTCCTGGTGGTGGCCGAGCGGACGGGTCGGCGGCCCCGCGACGAGGAGCATCCGCGCGGCTACGGGCGATCGACGTACATCTGGTCGCTGGTGGCGGCCTTCGGCCTGTTCTCGGCCGGCGCGGTCGTGTCGGTCTGGCACGGCGTCACCGAGCTGCTGAGCGACGGGGCCGGCGCCGAGAGCTACCTGGTCAACTACGTCGTGCTCGGCGTCGCGTTCGTGCTCGAGGGAGCGTCGTTCCTGCAGGCGTCGCGGCAGGTGGGCGGCGCGGCCCGCCGGTGGGGGATGCCCCCGCTGCGCTACGTCAGTCGTACGTCGAACCCCACGTTGCGCGCCGTCTTCTTCGAGGACTCCGCGGTTCTGGTCGGCATCCTGCTCGCCGGCAGCGGGATCGCCCTGCACCAGCTGACCGGGGACCCGGTCTTCGACGCGCTCGGGTCGATCGCCGTCGGGCTGCTGCTGGCCGGGGTCGCCGTCTTCCTGATGCGCCGCAACATGGAGTACCTGCTGGGGGAGGAGCTCTCGCCCGAGCTGCGGGCCCGGGTGCTGGCCCGGCTGCTGGAGCACCCCGAGATCGACCGGATCACCTACCTCCACGTCGAGTACGTCGGCCCGCAGCGGCTCTTCGTCGTCGCCGCGGTCGACCTGGTCGGCGACGACACCGAGCCGCACCTGGCCCTGCGCTTCCGCAAGGTCGAGGCCGACGTTGAGCGGGACGCCATGATCGAGGACGCCGTCCTCACCCTGGCCCCGCCCGACGAGCCGGCCCTGCTGCCCTGA
- a CDS encoding TIGR03364 family FAD-dependent oxidoreductase, which produces MTPPAAPTPDLVVVGAGIVGLAHAAEAVERGLRVTVLDRDEHAVGASVRNFGHVCTTAQSGEAHDLALVARERWLRLSSLAGFEVSRAGTLVVARTAAELGVLEELAASRGSSEVVLLTADAVAAQLPGAPGVVGGAHLPLDLRLDPRAALPALAAWLRASGVELRWGTSVGAVHEGGVLTSSGEVAAPAVVVAVGHDLDRLLPGTAAEWDVRRCRLQMLEVAPPGGRTIEPAVLTGTSMLRYGALAAQPSAHLVRREIESRAPELLEVVMNLMLTQRPDGSIVLGDTHHYARTHQPFDDERLADLLLREGARLLGSPLTVRRRWRGVYADSPQTDFLVAAPYDGVRAVAVISGIGMTTALGLAPVVLDGLLG; this is translated from the coding sequence GTGACCCCTCCCGCGGCTCCTACGCCCGACCTGGTCGTCGTCGGCGCCGGCATCGTCGGGCTCGCGCACGCCGCCGAGGCCGTCGAGCGCGGGCTGCGGGTGACGGTGCTCGACCGCGACGAGCACGCCGTCGGGGCGTCGGTCCGCAACTTCGGGCACGTCTGCACGACGGCGCAGTCCGGCGAGGCGCACGACCTGGCGCTCGTGGCCCGGGAGCGGTGGCTGCGGCTGTCGTCGCTGGCCGGGTTCGAGGTGTCGCGGGCCGGCACCCTGGTCGTCGCCCGCACCGCGGCCGAGCTCGGCGTACTGGAGGAGCTGGCCGCCTCCCGGGGCTCCTCCGAGGTCGTCCTGCTGACCGCCGACGCCGTCGCCGCGCAGCTGCCCGGAGCTCCCGGGGTCGTCGGCGGCGCCCACCTGCCCCTGGACCTGCGGCTCGACCCGCGCGCCGCGCTGCCGGCGCTGGCCGCCTGGCTGCGCGCCTCGGGCGTGGAGCTGCGCTGGGGCACGTCGGTCGGTGCCGTGCACGAGGGCGGGGTGCTCACGTCGTCCGGCGAGGTCGCCGCCCCCGCGGTCGTGGTCGCGGTCGGCCACGATCTGGACCGGCTGCTGCCGGGGACCGCCGCCGAGTGGGACGTACGCCGCTGCCGCCTCCAGATGCTCGAGGTCGCCCCGCCCGGCGGCCGCACGATCGAGCCCGCCGTGCTGACCGGCACGTCAATGCTGCGCTACGGCGCGCTGGCCGCCCAGCCGTCGGCTCACCTGGTGCGGCGCGAGATCGAGTCGCGGGCGCCGGAGCTGCTGGAGGTGGTGATGAACCTGATGCTCACCCAGCGCCCGGACGGGTCGATCGTGCTCGGCGACACCCACCACTACGCGCGAACGCATCAGCCGTTCGACGACGAGCGCCTGGCCGACCTGCTGCTCCGCGAGGGCGCGCGGCTGCTCGGCTCGCCGCTGACCGTCCGGCGCCGCTGGCGCGGGGTCTACGCCGACTCGCCGCAGACCGACTTCCTGGTCGCGGCGCCGTACGACGGCGTCCGCGCGGTCGCCGTCATCTCCGGCATCGGCATGACCACCGCCCTCGGGCTCGCGCCGGTGGTGCTGGACGGCCTGCTGGGGTAG
- a CDS encoding helix-turn-helix domain-containing protein has product MARPPSRRTAGHGLRLPARAVSEMRAELPEVAEHAVTAIIEEVPSYTDAFSGPMGETIRTAVQLALAGFLSLASGRRGADLRTPAAPSVEGAYQLGRGEARSGRSTDAILAAYRIGARVCWREMSSTAVEAGMDGQTLAAFAELVFAYIDELSAASVAGHDDESATSGRVRQQLLDRVAQRLLDGSPAEAVLEAAVRADWDPPTTLTAVLVPAAQLRPVLGAISPDALRAVDLPGLDDDALVLVPDAHGRRRPGLLRALRDRGAVAGPARPWEQVRASYDRARRARLLGLEVDTETQLPELVLTADPDALADLRARVLAPLADLRPAAAEKLTETLRAWLLHLGRRDDVAAALFVHPQTVRYRMGQLRELYGERLDDPELVLALTLALGVSKTNSK; this is encoded by the coding sequence GTGGCGCGACCGCCCAGCCGTCGTACCGCCGGGCACGGGCTGCGGCTGCCCGCCCGAGCGGTGAGCGAGATGCGCGCCGAGCTGCCCGAGGTGGCCGAGCACGCGGTGACCGCGATCATCGAGGAGGTGCCTAGCTACACCGACGCGTTCAGCGGGCCGATGGGCGAGACCATCCGAACCGCGGTGCAGCTGGCGCTGGCCGGCTTCCTCTCCCTCGCGAGCGGCCGCCGCGGGGCCGACCTCCGCACGCCCGCCGCCCCCTCGGTCGAGGGTGCCTACCAGCTCGGCCGCGGCGAGGCCCGCAGCGGCCGGTCGACCGACGCGATCCTCGCGGCGTACCGGATCGGCGCCCGGGTCTGCTGGCGGGAGATGTCCTCGACCGCGGTCGAGGCGGGCATGGACGGCCAGACCCTCGCCGCCTTCGCGGAGCTGGTCTTCGCCTACATCGACGAGCTGTCGGCCGCCAGCGTCGCCGGTCACGACGACGAGTCCGCGACCTCGGGGCGGGTGCGCCAGCAGCTGCTGGACCGGGTCGCCCAGCGGCTGCTGGACGGGTCCCCGGCCGAGGCGGTGCTCGAGGCCGCCGTGCGGGCCGACTGGGACCCGCCGACCACGCTCACCGCGGTGCTGGTGCCGGCCGCGCAGCTGCGGCCCGTCCTCGGCGCCATCAGCCCGGACGCGCTGCGGGCCGTCGACCTGCCCGGCCTCGACGACGACGCGCTGGTGCTGGTCCCCGACGCGCACGGCCGGCGCCGCCCCGGGCTGCTCCGGGCCCTGCGTGACCGGGGTGCGGTCGCCGGCCCGGCCCGGCCGTGGGAGCAGGTGCGGGCGTCGTACGACCGGGCGCGCCGGGCGCGGCTGCTCGGTCTGGAGGTCGACACGGAGACGCAGCTGCCGGAGCTGGTGCTCACCGCCGATCCGGACGCGCTCGCCGACCTCCGGGCCCGGGTCCTCGCCCCGCTCGCCGACCTGCGCCCGGCCGCCGCCGAGAAGCTCACCGAGACGCTGCGGGCCTGGCTGCTCCACCTCGGCCGCCGCGACGACGTCGCCGCTGCGCTGTTCGTGCACCCGCAGACCGTGCGCTACCGGATGGGGCAGCTGCGCGAGCTGTACGGCGAGCGCCTCGACGACCCCGAACTGGTGCTCGCGCTGACGCTCGCGCTGGGGGTGTCGAAGACAAACTCGAAATAG
- a CDS encoding acyl-CoA desaturase encodes MTVITKQPVNPTAHLTPEDIEQLGVELDAIRQEILEARGESDAAYIRKIVKVQRNLELGSRAVLLGSAFPPAWVVGTVGLSVAKILENMEIGHNVMHGQWDWMRDPKIHSTTWEWDNASTAEAWKHSHNEIHHTYTNIVGKDNDLGYGIMRVDEDQRWVPMYLAQPLWNFINACFFEYGIAAYDLELGKNLAIPKEKRSDAFKANLKSTLKKIRKQATKDYVVNPALALPFGAVLPTLAANFTANLVRNVWSHSVIMCGHFPEGVETFEKKSIPEKETRGEWYLRQMLGSANISGSKAMHLMSGNLSHQIEHHLFPDLPSNRYAEVAPRVKALFAKYELNYHEAPLPAQVYSAWHKVVRLSLPNGWMATTNAKNLPAQTKLLWAMTTKGPKVRRAAQARLQQQARKLTQAA; translated from the coding sequence ATGACCGTCATCACGAAGCAGCCCGTCAACCCCACGGCCCACCTCACCCCCGAGGACATCGAGCAGCTCGGTGTCGAGCTCGACGCGATCCGCCAGGAGATCCTCGAGGCTCGCGGCGAGAGCGACGCGGCGTACATCCGCAAGATCGTGAAGGTGCAGCGCAACCTGGAGCTGGGCTCGCGCGCGGTGCTGCTGGGCTCGGCGTTCCCGCCGGCCTGGGTGGTCGGCACGGTGGGCCTGTCGGTCGCCAAGATCCTCGAGAACATGGAGATCGGCCACAACGTCATGCACGGCCAGTGGGACTGGATGCGCGACCCGAAGATCCACTCGACCACCTGGGAGTGGGACAACGCCTCGACGGCGGAGGCCTGGAAGCACAGCCACAACGAGATCCACCACACGTACACGAACATCGTCGGCAAGGACAACGACCTCGGCTACGGCATCATGCGCGTCGACGAGGACCAGCGCTGGGTGCCGATGTACCTCGCGCAGCCGCTGTGGAACTTCATCAACGCCTGCTTCTTCGAGTACGGCATCGCGGCGTACGACCTCGAGCTCGGCAAGAACCTGGCGATCCCGAAGGAGAAGCGCAGCGACGCCTTCAAGGCCAACCTGAAGAGCACCCTGAAGAAGATCCGCAAGCAGGCCACCAAGGACTACGTCGTCAACCCGGCGCTCGCGCTGCCGTTCGGTGCCGTGCTGCCGACCCTGGCCGCCAACTTCACCGCGAACCTGGTGCGCAACGTGTGGTCGCACTCGGTGATCATGTGCGGTCACTTCCCCGAGGGCGTCGAGACCTTCGAGAAGAAGTCGATCCCGGAGAAGGAGACCCGCGGCGAGTGGTACCTGCGCCAGATGCTCGGCTCCGCCAACATCTCCGGCTCCAAGGCCATGCACCTGATGTCCGGCAACCTGTCCCACCAGATCGAGCACCACCTCTTCCCCGACCTGCCGTCCAACCGGTACGCCGAGGTCGCGCCGCGGGTGAAGGCGCTGTTCGCCAAGTACGAGCTCAACTACCACGAGGCCCCGCTGCCGGCCCAGGTCTACTCGGCCTGGCACAAGGTGGTCCGGCTCTCGCTGCCCAACGGCTGGATGGCCACCACCAACGCGAAGAACCTGCCGGCGCAGACCAAACTGCTCTGGGCCATGACCACCAAGGGCCCGAAGGTCCGTCGGGCCGCCCAGGCCCGTCTGCAGCAGCAGGCCCGCAAGCTCACCCAAGCCGCCTGA
- a CDS encoding ferredoxin reductase, producing the protein MTASAMPRTTPAATRSLRGMLRRVADAAVTPLALDDVLDHFHPLRRGTELRGRIVEVVAETAHSATLVVKPGRDWDGHVPGQYVRVGVDVDGVRLWRTYSLTHGPRPDRCISITVKAIPGGTVSHYLVHRAQAGEMIQLAQAEGEFVLPQPLPRKLLLVTAGSGITPVIGMLRNLFSRATSPATDITLVHVNPSESASIFREELRALGARGAITLHERYDDQHGLLDVSDLATLVPDLDDRLTYACGPAGLLDALEAHHAERGLELTTERFRPQLVEPGDGGTVTFTNGITLDADGATPILDAAEDAGVLMPSGCRMGICMGCVLPMRSGAVRDLRNGAITTAVPGETGPQGVPIQTCISAAAGACDIDH; encoded by the coding sequence ATGACGGCCTCCGCCATGCCCCGTACGACTCCCGCCGCGACCCGCTCGCTGCGCGGGATGCTGCGCCGCGTCGCCGATGCCGCGGTCACCCCGCTCGCGCTCGACGACGTCCTCGACCACTTCCACCCGCTGCGTCGCGGCACCGAGCTGCGCGGCCGGATCGTCGAGGTCGTCGCCGAGACCGCCCACTCGGCGACGCTGGTGGTCAAGCCCGGCCGCGACTGGGACGGCCACGTGCCGGGGCAGTACGTCCGGGTCGGCGTCGACGTCGACGGCGTGCGCCTGTGGCGCACCTACTCGCTGACCCATGGGCCGCGCCCCGACCGCTGCATCAGCATCACCGTCAAGGCCATCCCGGGAGGCACCGTCTCCCACTACCTGGTGCACCGCGCGCAGGCCGGCGAGATGATCCAGCTCGCGCAGGCCGAGGGCGAGTTCGTGCTGCCCCAGCCGCTGCCGCGCAAGCTGCTCCTGGTGACCGCCGGCTCCGGCATCACCCCCGTGATCGGGATGCTGCGCAACCTGTTCTCGCGGGCGACGTCGCCGGCCACCGACATCACCCTCGTCCACGTGAACCCCAGCGAGTCCGCCTCGATCTTCCGCGAGGAGCTGCGCGCGCTCGGCGCCCGCGGCGCGATCACCCTGCACGAGCGGTACGACGACCAGCACGGCCTGCTCGACGTGAGCGACCTGGCGACCCTCGTGCCGGACCTCGACGACCGGCTCACCTACGCGTGCGGACCGGCCGGGCTCCTCGACGCGCTCGAGGCCCACCACGCCGAGCGCGGCCTGGAGCTGACCACCGAGCGGTTCCGCCCGCAGCTCGTCGAGCCCGGCGATGGCGGCACCGTGACCTTCACCAACGGCATCACCCTCGACGCCGACGGTGCGACCCCGATCCTCGACGCCGCCGAGGACGCCGGCGTCCTGATGCCCAGCGGCTGCCGGATGGGCATCTGCATGGGCTGCGTCCTCCCGATGCGCTCCGGCGCCGTGCGCGACCTGCGCAACGGCGCCATCACCACCGCCGTCCCCGGCGAGACCGGCCCCCAGGGCGTCCCGATCCAGACCTGCATCAGCGCCGCCGCCGGCGCGTGCGACATCGACCACTGA
- a CDS encoding sensor domain-containing protein gives MSRLPDAWTAVRSRPWRLLGSRWPWGALGYLASTVPVGLVALLVLSTTVLLGVLTAVLVVGLLVLASVPMLAGLIAAVERHRLRLVQGRSAPGPSLRERLRAGRRLPVSWAEVGYAALLALVLWPIDLMVLLFGAAVPVLLMLAPWLSRVDTFEVLGWRVDPGVEAWVAALAVGLPTTVLAAYLLTVLAVAQAALARLLLDPREAELTRAVADLRRSRVDLVDAFETERRRIERDLHDGVQQQLVALTMTLGRAELDVADGPGLDAVRQAHRQAEQALEDLRGTVRGIHPRVLVDHGLAAAVHEIADRSPVPVSVDVRLDGRLPGPVEAAAYFVVSEALTNVARHSGARQAQVHAWQRSGALVLSVVDDGVGGARTDGPGSGLRGLALRLDALGGDLQVTSPPGGPTQVRMECPCDD, from the coding sequence GTGAGCCGCCTGCCCGACGCCTGGACCGCGGTGCGGTCGAGGCCGTGGCGCCTGCTCGGCTCCCGCTGGCCGTGGGGCGCGCTGGGCTACCTCGCCTCGACGGTGCCGGTCGGCCTGGTCGCGCTGCTGGTGCTCTCGACGACGGTGCTGCTCGGCGTGCTGACCGCGGTGCTCGTCGTCGGCCTCCTGGTGCTCGCCTCGGTGCCGATGCTGGCCGGTCTGATCGCCGCGGTGGAGCGGCACCGCCTGCGCCTGGTGCAGGGCCGGTCGGCGCCCGGTCCGAGCCTGCGCGAGCGGCTGCGGGCCGGTCGCCGGCTGCCGGTCTCCTGGGCCGAGGTCGGGTACGCCGCCCTCCTGGCGCTCGTGCTGTGGCCGATCGACCTGATGGTGCTGCTGTTCGGTGCGGCCGTGCCGGTGCTCCTGATGCTCGCCCCGTGGCTGTCCCGCGTCGACACGTTCGAGGTCCTCGGCTGGCGGGTCGATCCCGGCGTCGAGGCCTGGGTGGCGGCGCTGGCCGTCGGGCTGCCGACGACCGTGCTGGCGGCGTACCTGCTGACCGTGCTGGCCGTCGCCCAGGCCGCCCTGGCCCGGCTGCTGCTGGACCCGCGGGAGGCCGAGCTGACCCGAGCGGTCGCCGACCTGCGGCGCTCGCGGGTCGATCTCGTCGACGCGTTCGAGACCGAGCGGCGGCGGATCGAGCGCGACCTGCACGACGGCGTGCAGCAGCAGCTGGTGGCGCTGACGATGACCCTGGGCCGGGCCGAGCTGGACGTGGCGGACGGGCCGGGGCTGGACGCCGTACGGCAGGCGCACCGGCAGGCCGAGCAGGCGCTGGAGGACCTGCGCGGCACGGTGCGCGGCATCCACCCGCGGGTGCTCGTCGACCACGGCCTGGCCGCCGCCGTGCATGAGATCGCCGACCGCTCCCCCGTGCCGGTGAGCGTCGACGTCCGCCTGGACGGGCGACTGCCGGGACCGGTGGAGGCGGCGGCGTACTTCGTGGTCAGCGAGGCGCTCACCAACGTCGCCCGGCACTCCGGCGCGCGGCAGGCGCAGGTGCACGCGTGGCAGCGGTCCGGTGCGCTGGTGCTCAGCGTCGTGGACGACGGGGTCGGCGGGGCTCGCACGGACGGCCCGGGCAGCGGCCTGCGCGGGCTGGCCCTGCGGCTCGACGCGCTCGGCGGCGACCTGCAGGTGACCAGCCCGCCCGGCGGGCCGACCCAGGTGCGGATGGAGTGCCCGTGCGACGACTGA